The following coding sequences lie in one Wolbachia endosymbiont strain TRS of Brugia malayi genomic window:
- the rpsI gene encoding 30S ribosomal protein S9, producing MESSVINQSEKVTKPAIDLFGCLYATGRRKESAARVWIKSGSGKFSVNQQDKLLSYFKRESVCQIVKMPLIVTSTLDKYDVFATVKGGGLSGQAGALAHGISKALSKISQDLYSILRKSGYLTRNSCVKERKKYGQRGARAKYQFSKR from the coding sequence ATGGAAAGTTCTGTAATAAATCAATCAGAAAAAGTAACTAAGCCAGCAATTGATTTGTTTGGTTGTTTATATGCTACAGGTCGAAGAAAAGAATCTGCGGCAAGAGTATGGATAAAATCAGGAAGTGGAAAGTTCAGCGTTAATCAGCAAGACAAGCTGCTCTCTTACTTTAAGAGAGAGTCAGTGTGCCAAATAGTGAAAATGCCACTTATTGTAACATCTACGCTAGATAAATATGATGTATTTGCAACTGTAAAAGGTGGAGGACTATCTGGTCAAGCAGGTGCATTAGCTCATGGAATAAGCAAAGCTTTAAGTAAAATAAGCCAAGATTTATATTCTATATTACGTAAGAGTGGGTATTTAACACGAAACTCGTGTGTTAAAGAACGTAAGAAATATGGTCAACGTGGAGCTCGGGCAAAATATCAATTTTCTAAGAGATAA
- the rplM gene encoding 50S ribosomal protein L13 gives MKTFFLKEGQIDKKWFVINAEGLVVGRLAAFVATLLRGKHKPEYTPHMDCGDNIIIINAEKVHFTGKKFKEKVYYKHTGYPGGLKKTTPNNVLNGKFPERVIKMAVKRMLDDGPMARKRFGNLYVYSGPEHKHQGQQPKKIDFASLNRKNKK, from the coding sequence ATGAAGACTTTTTTCCTAAAAGAGGGACAAATCGATAAAAAATGGTTTGTTATAAACGCAGAAGGGTTAGTAGTAGGAAGACTTGCAGCATTTGTAGCAACACTGTTGCGTGGAAAACATAAACCTGAGTATACACCTCATATGGACTGTGGCGATAATATAATTATCATCAACGCAGAAAAGGTGCATTTTACCGGGAAAAAATTTAAAGAGAAAGTTTACTACAAGCATACAGGTTATCCTGGTGGTTTAAAAAAAACTACCCCAAATAATGTTCTTAATGGTAAATTCCCTGAGAGGGTAATAAAAATGGCGGTGAAAAGAATGCTTGATGATGGTCCTATGGCGCGTAAACGTTTTGGAAATTTATATGTTTATTCTGGTCCAGAGCATAAACATCAAGGGCAGCAGCCTAAAAAGATAGATTTTGCTTCTTTAAATCGTAAAAATAAAAAATAA